A region from the Bradyrhizobium erythrophlei genome encodes:
- a CDS encoding adenylate/guanylate cyclase domain-containing protein translates to MSTIEEWLASLGMSEYAQRFAENDIDVSVLRHLTDRDLNELGVSLGHRRKMLAAIIELAVVAQPQAAAPPAPQAQDGAERRQLTVMFCDLVGSTALATKLDPEDLREVIGAYHHCCAEQINKSGGFVARYMGDGVLAYFGYPRAHEHDAERAVHAGLGLVEAVAKRRTVVGVRLRVRVGIATGLVVVGDLIGEGVSQEHEVVGETPNLAARLQGLAEPETVVIGDSTRRLLGGLFEYRDLGVMSLKGFGDPVQAWHVTGLSTVDSRFEALRGTTTPLIGREEEIDLLLRRWDQAKRGEGCVVLISGEPGIGKSRIAQTLLERLSNEPHTRLRYFCSPHHRDSALYPGITQLERAAGFRREDTDEQRLNKLEAVLRQATDDLSEAVPLMAELLSIPTGDRYPPLNLTPQKRKEKTLHARLAQVEGLASRQPVLMVYEDLHWSDPSTRESLDLLVDRVPTLRVLVVITFRREFAPPWVGLPHVTMLNLNRLPPRRCAEIVVQVAGGKRLPKEIADQIVERTDGVPLFIEELTMTVVESGLVVDVGDRYNVARPLPQLAIPATLNDSLLARLDRLAPTREVAQVAAALGRRFSHELISAVVPMPKRQIDEALAQLVGAELMFQRGSPPDAEYTFKHALVQDAAYSTLLRSGRHQVHARIVAVLERQFPEIVTGQPALLAQHCEEAALTEEAVGYWLRAGQQALARSAMTEASTQLQKGLDQLARLPDGPGRQQLELDLQMALGRALIATRGYSAPTVGATFARAKALAEHLDRREYLVPLLHGQWAYHMVRSELKLALSCAEEVEEIGESRNDVDVQLLGHYLNGMIRFYLGEFGAACAHFEQCHDLGNPVHRAVVTQLTTADPYVAAMAHLAWTLLSLGYVDQARLRLHEVLSEADRLEHAYTRAMALSFACWVEWIGRSPEIVRRRADEGVALSIEHNFPLWLAWGIAYRGWSLSALGQTQEGLTLIKQGLSAVRATGTVLMTPYWLMLLADAYAMIGQPDEGLSCLTEAALVLGTIEERFEEAELHRLRGDLLNGMGERAAAEMNYHQAMAIAKRQGAKVWELRAATSLARLWRSEGKCYEARDLLGPIYDWFTEGYETSDLKEAKALLDSLH, encoded by the coding sequence GTGTCCACGATAGAAGAGTGGCTGGCGTCGCTCGGCATGTCCGAATACGCGCAGCGCTTTGCCGAGAACGACATTGATGTTTCGGTCCTCCGCCATTTGACTGATCGAGACCTTAATGAACTTGGTGTCTCGCTCGGGCATCGACGCAAGATGCTGGCAGCAATTATCGAGCTTGCGGTCGTCGCTCAGCCCCAGGCAGCAGCACCCCCCGCACCGCAGGCACAGGACGGAGCCGAACGTCGCCAGCTTACCGTTATGTTTTGTGATCTTGTCGGTTCGACCGCGCTCGCGACAAAACTTGACCCAGAGGATCTGAGGGAGGTGATCGGCGCGTATCACCACTGCTGTGCAGAGCAAATTAACAAGAGCGGCGGTTTCGTCGCCAGATACATGGGCGATGGTGTGCTCGCCTATTTCGGTTACCCTCGAGCGCACGAGCATGATGCGGAGCGCGCAGTCCATGCTGGGCTAGGTCTTGTCGAGGCGGTAGCGAAGCGGAGAACTGTCGTCGGTGTCCGTTTGCGGGTGCGCGTTGGCATTGCCACCGGCCTGGTGGTTGTCGGCGATCTCATCGGTGAAGGTGTATCGCAGGAACACGAGGTGGTCGGCGAGACCCCCAACCTTGCGGCGCGGCTCCAAGGACTGGCCGAGCCAGAGACCGTGGTCATTGGTGACAGCACCCGGCGCCTTCTTGGCGGGCTCTTCGAGTACCGTGATCTCGGCGTCATGTCCCTGAAGGGCTTTGGCGATCCGGTGCAGGCCTGGCATGTGACAGGCCTGAGCACAGTTGACAGCCGCTTTGAGGCGCTGCGTGGCACCACCACGCCGCTCATCGGCCGCGAGGAGGAGATCGACCTGCTCCTGCGCCGATGGGACCAGGCGAAGCGCGGCGAGGGCTGCGTGGTGCTCATTTCCGGCGAGCCAGGCATCGGCAAGTCGCGCATCGCTCAGACGCTCTTGGAACGCCTGAGTAATGAGCCACATACCCGCTTGCGGTACTTTTGCTCTCCTCACCACCGGGACAGCGCCCTGTATCCAGGCATCACGCAGCTCGAACGGGCGGCCGGTTTTCGGCGCGAGGACACTGACGAGCAGCGGCTGAATAAGTTGGAGGCGGTGCTTCGTCAGGCAACCGATGATCTGAGTGAGGCCGTCCCCCTAATGGCGGAGTTGCTGTCGATCCCGACGGGCGACCGCTATCCGCCCCTGAACCTTACGCCGCAAAAGCGCAAGGAAAAGACGCTTCACGCAAGGTTGGCACAGGTCGAAGGATTGGCAAGTCGTCAGCCGGTGCTGATGGTATATGAGGACCTGCACTGGAGCGACCCCTCAACGCGAGAGTCGCTAGATCTGCTCGTTGACAGGGTGCCGACGTTACGTGTCCTTGTCGTCATTACGTTCCGCCGGGAGTTCGCGCCACCGTGGGTCGGCCTTCCGCATGTGACCATGCTCAACCTCAACCGACTTCCGCCCCGGCGATGCGCCGAAATAGTTGTTCAGGTAGCGGGCGGCAAGAGGTTGCCCAAGGAAATTGCCGACCAGATCGTCGAGCGCACCGATGGCGTGCCGCTGTTTATCGAGGAGCTGACCATGACCGTCGTCGAGAGTGGCCTAGTCGTGGATGTCGGCGACCGCTACAACGTGGCTAGGCCGTTGCCGCAGCTTGCCATTCCGGCGACGCTGAACGATTCGCTTCTGGCGCGCCTCGATCGGTTGGCACCGACGCGAGAAGTCGCGCAGGTTGCAGCGGCCCTCGGCCGACGATTCTCACATGAGTTGATCAGTGCCGTTGTGCCAATGCCGAAGCGGCAAATAGACGAGGCGTTGGCGCAACTCGTGGGCGCTGAATTGATGTTTCAACGTGGCAGCCCGCCTGACGCAGAATACACTTTCAAACATGCGCTCGTCCAGGATGCGGCCTATAGCACCCTCCTGCGCAGTGGACGGCACCAGGTACATGCACGCATCGTCGCCGTTCTCGAGCGCCAGTTCCCGGAAATTGTGACAGGCCAGCCTGCGCTTCTGGCACAGCATTGCGAAGAGGCCGCCCTTACAGAGGAGGCAGTTGGTTATTGGCTGAGGGCTGGCCAACAGGCTCTAGCGCGATCCGCAATGACGGAGGCGAGCACACAATTGCAGAAGGGACTGGACCAGCTTGCCAGACTGCCTGATGGCCCTGGGCGTCAGCAACTGGAGTTGGATCTACAGATGGCACTCGGTCGAGCGCTGATCGCCACAAGAGGGTATTCAGCGCCCACTGTAGGCGCGACCTTCGCCCGAGCGAAGGCACTGGCTGAGCATCTGGATCGGCGGGAGTATCTCGTTCCACTGCTCCACGGCCAATGGGCGTACCACATGGTCCGATCCGAATTGAAGCTCGCGCTGTCGTGTGCCGAAGAGGTGGAAGAAATCGGTGAGTCACGGAATGATGTCGATGTGCAATTGCTGGGGCATTACCTAAACGGAATGATTCGCTTCTATCTCGGGGAATTTGGCGCCGCTTGCGCGCACTTTGAGCAGTGTCATGACTTAGGCAATCCGGTGCATCGGGCTGTGGTTACGCAGCTGACGACGGCAGATCCATATGTAGCTGCGATGGCGCATCTTGCCTGGACGCTGCTGTCCCTAGGTTACGTCGATCAAGCTCGGCTGCGGCTTCATGAAGTGTTATCGGAGGCTGATCGGCTTGAACACGCGTATACGCGAGCCATGGCGCTTTCCTTCGCATGTTGGGTGGAGTGGATTGGCCGTTCGCCGGAGATCGTGCGTCGACGCGCCGATGAAGGTGTCGCCCTCTCGATCGAACACAATTTTCCGTTATGGTTGGCTTGGGGCATTGCGTATCGCGGATGGTCGTTGAGCGCTCTTGGTCAGACACAGGAAGGACTCACGCTGATCAAGCAGGGGCTATCGGCAGTACGTGCCACCGGCACCGTCCTAATGACGCCATATTGGCTCATGTTGCTTGCAGATGCCTACGCTATGATTGGACAGCCTGACGAGGGGCTAAGTTGCCTTACCGAAGCTGCGCTCGTCCTCGGGACGATCGAAGAGCGGTTCGAAGAGGCCGAGTTGCATCGGTTGCGAGGCGATCTTCTGAATGGCATGGGCGAACGAGCCGCGGCCGAAATGAACTATCATCAGGCCATGGCGATTGCGAAACGGCAGGGCGCAAAAGTTTGGGAATTGCGCGCGGCAACCAGCCTGGCGCGCCTCTGGCGTAGTGAAGGCAAATGCTATGAAGCGCGCGATCTGCTCGGCCCTATCTACGACTGGTTCACTGAAGGCTATGAGACATCGGATCTTAAGGAGGCCAAGGCTCTGTTGGATTCACTGCACTGA
- a CDS encoding ABC transporter substrate-binding protein: MPAFRDRLQILSATIILLAATSTGAIAQKKYDTGATDTEIKIGNIMPYSGPASAYGVIGKTEAAYFKKINAEGGINGRKINFISYDDAYSPPKAVEQARKLVESDEVLFIFNPLGTPSNSAIQKYMNEKKVPQLFVSTGATKWNDPKHFPWTMGWIPNYQSEGRIYAQYILKERPTGKIGILYQNDDYGKDYVKGIRDGLGAKAASMIVGEESYETATPTIDSHVVALKSEGADIFISITTPKFAAQSIKKVAELGWKPLFILNSVGSSTGAVMRPAGIENGQNIISTAYNKDPTDPQWNDDVGIKHFDAFLAKYFPEGNREDSSVVIGYNYAQTMIHVLQACGDDLTRENIMKQAASIKGLQLEGVLPGITINTSATDFAPIKQFQLRTFKGERWELFGDVITTEVGE; this comes from the coding sequence ATGCCAGCTTTTCGTGATCGATTACAGATACTGTCGGCAACCATTATTTTGTTGGCAGCAACCAGCACCGGCGCAATTGCCCAGAAGAAATACGACACTGGTGCGACAGATACTGAAATTAAGATCGGCAACATCATGCCTTATAGCGGACCAGCTTCCGCTTACGGCGTCATCGGTAAGACCGAGGCTGCGTACTTCAAGAAGATAAATGCGGAGGGTGGCATCAACGGTCGCAAAATTAATTTCATCTCGTATGATGACGCCTACAGCCCGCCGAAGGCGGTTGAACAAGCCCGCAAACTGGTTGAAAGCGACGAAGTGCTGTTCATTTTCAATCCTCTCGGTACGCCGTCCAACTCGGCGATTCAAAAGTATATGAACGAGAAGAAGGTGCCTCAGCTGTTTGTTTCGACTGGTGCGACAAAGTGGAACGATCCGAAACATTTTCCTTGGACGATGGGCTGGATACCCAATTACCAGAGCGAGGGTCGCATTTATGCACAGTACATTTTGAAGGAAAGGCCGACCGGCAAGATCGGTATCCTTTATCAGAACGACGACTACGGAAAAGATTACGTCAAAGGTATCCGGGACGGTCTGGGCGCCAAGGCGGCTTCGATGATTGTCGGAGAGGAAAGCTACGAAACCGCCACCCCTACCATTGACTCGCACGTCGTGGCGCTCAAGTCGGAGGGTGCAGATATTTTCATTAGCATCACGACACCGAAATTCGCAGCGCAGTCGATCAAGAAAGTAGCTGAATTGGGTTGGAAACCGCTGTTCATTCTCAACAGCGTTGGCTCATCTACCGGGGCCGTCATGAGGCCCGCAGGTATTGAAAACGGACAAAACATCATCTCGACCGCTTACAACAAGGATCCGACGGATCCGCAGTGGAACGATGACGTCGGAATCAAGCACTTCGATGCATTTCTGGCGAAATATTTTCCGGAAGGTAACCGCGAAGACTCATCTGTAGTAATCGGCTACAATTATGCGCAGACGATGATCCATGTACTACAGGCATGCGGCGATGATCTTACCCGCGAAAATATCATGAAGCAGGCCGCGAGCATCAAGGGTCTGCAGCTGGAAGGGGTGTTGCCCGGCATCACGATCAACACCAGCGCAACTGACTTCGCTCCAATCAAGCAATTTCAGCTCAGGACATTCAAGGGCGAGCGTTGGGAATTGTTCGGCGATGTCATCACTACCGAAGTCGGCGAATAG
- a CDS encoding GNAT family N-acetyltransferase yields the protein MLQDIPTPTLREASPCVLETERLLLRRPTLADVKAIARLADDRRIAENSRRLPHPYGQDHAIEFVRATAGDNRGTVFLIENNFSPIGMVGVDWRQPDAPELGFWLGVEYWGQGFGTEAARAVIDFTFEEFDAEHLVAGARVTNPSSRNILEKCGFQWSGVELHRFEALGSSTPVDCFRLSRGVWSSLKNWGSSTRRGR from the coding sequence ATGCTGCAGGATATCCCGACCCCTACGTTGCGCGAGGCAAGTCCTTGCGTCCTCGAGACCGAACGGCTGCTGCTGCGCAGGCCGACGCTCGCGGACGTAAAAGCGATCGCGCGTCTCGCCGACGATCGCCGCATTGCGGAAAATAGCCGCCGCCTGCCGCATCCCTATGGCCAGGACCACGCGATCGAATTCGTTCGCGCGACCGCAGGCGACAATCGCGGCACCGTATTCCTGATCGAAAACAATTTTTCGCCGATCGGCATGGTCGGCGTCGACTGGCGCCAGCCGGACGCGCCGGAACTCGGCTTCTGGCTCGGCGTCGAGTATTGGGGCCAGGGTTTCGGCACTGAAGCCGCACGCGCGGTGATCGATTTCACCTTCGAGGAGTTCGATGCCGAGCACCTGGTCGCAGGCGCACGCGTCACCAACCCGTCGTCGCGCAACATCCTGGAGAAATGCGGCTTCCAGTGGAGCGGCGTCGAACTGCACCGCTTCGAGGCGCTGGGCTCATCGACCCCGGTCGATTGCTTCCGGCTTTCGCGCGGCGTGTGGTCGTCGCTGAAGAACTGGGGCAGCTCGACACGGCGCGGGCGGTAG
- the rpmA gene encoding 50S ribosomal protein L27 encodes MAHKKAGGSSRNGRDSAGKRLGIKAYGGEHVIPGNIIARQRGTTWHPGLNVGMGTDHTLFAKVEGHVEFRAKANGRTFVSVVPMTEAAAE; translated from the coding sequence ATGGCTCACAAAAAAGCAGGCGGTTCATCGCGAAACGGGCGTGATTCAGCGGGCAAGCGGCTCGGGATCAAGGCCTATGGCGGCGAGCACGTCATTCCCGGCAACATCATTGCACGTCAGCGCGGCACCACCTGGCATCCCGGCCTTAATGTCGGCATGGGCACCGACCATACTCTCTTCGCGAAGGTCGAAGGCCATGTCGAGTTTCGTGCAAAAGCCAACGGCCGCACTTTCGTGTCGGTTGTTCCGATGACGGAAGCCGCGGCCGAGTAA
- the rplU gene encoding 50S ribosomal protein L21, giving the protein MFAVIKTGGRQYRVVPDDVLEIGKIAGDVGTIVQLGEVLLVGGDQPVLGAPTVAGASVAAEVLQHKRGPKVIAFKKRRRKNSRRKRGYRDEITVLRITEILTDSATPSIGPRPKREKPVAPAPLDGDDEAPTVAKKKAAPKKAVAKAATKPRAKPAAAKKPAAKAKSDKK; this is encoded by the coding sequence ATGTTCGCAGTCATCAAAACCGGCGGCCGGCAATACCGCGTCGTTCCGGATGATGTGCTCGAGATAGGCAAGATCGCCGGCGATGTCGGGACGATCGTGCAGCTTGGCGAAGTTTTGCTGGTCGGCGGCGACCAGCCGGTACTTGGTGCGCCCACGGTGGCAGGCGCTTCCGTTGCGGCCGAAGTGCTGCAGCACAAGCGCGGCCCCAAGGTGATCGCGTTCAAGAAGCGCCGCCGCAAGAATTCGCGCCGCAAGCGCGGATATCGCGACGAGATCACGGTGCTCCGCATCACCGAGATCCTGACCGATAGCGCGACGCCCTCGATCGGACCACGTCCGAAACGGGAGAAGCCGGTGGCTCCGGCGCCGCTGGACGGCGACGACGAGGCGCCGACGGTCGCGAAGAAAAAGGCAGCGCCGAAGAAGGCTGTTGCCAAGGCCGCGACAAAACCGCGCGCCAAGCCAGCGGCGGCGAAGAAGCCTGCCGCCAAGGCTAAAAGTGATAAAAAGTGA
- a CDS encoding ROK family protein, whose translation MADDVITRTGIARHGATRLPSVDVDSFNIELKDDDGFLGDRASKRAFRKILDSLRQPLKGNGDDPLGKKASADLGKSELDEALLGEDVGAAALVHGAIEEFAQELSHVTQRFLKTKAWADTERIVVGGGFRESRVGELAIARTDALLKAGDFKVDLVPIRYHPDDAGLVGCLHLAPSWIFEAHDSILAVDIGGTNIRCGVVETRWKKAPDLSKAAVWKSELWRHADDEPTREGAVKRLVKMLKGLIAAAEAEGLKLAPFIGIACPGVINEDGSIEKGAQNLPGNWESSKFNLPASLVEAIPEIGDHDTAVLMHNDGVAQGLCEVPFMQDVERWGVLTIGTGLGNARFTNRRKEKDKGKDEKKDNKSKD comes from the coding sequence ATGGCGGACGATGTAATAACGAGAACGGGCATCGCCCGCCACGGCGCCACCCGGCTGCCGTCGGTGGACGTGGACAGCTTCAATATCGAGCTGAAGGACGACGACGGCTTTCTCGGCGACCGCGCCAGCAAGCGCGCGTTCCGCAAGATCCTGGACAGCTTGCGCCAGCCGCTGAAGGGAAATGGCGACGATCCGCTCGGCAAGAAGGCCTCGGCGGATCTGGGCAAGAGCGAACTCGATGAGGCCTTGCTTGGCGAGGACGTCGGCGCCGCCGCGCTGGTGCATGGCGCGATCGAGGAGTTTGCCCAAGAGCTTAGCCATGTGACGCAGCGCTTCCTCAAAACCAAGGCCTGGGCCGATACCGAACGCATCGTGGTCGGCGGTGGCTTTCGCGAAAGCCGGGTCGGCGAACTCGCGATCGCGCGCACCGATGCGCTTCTCAAGGCCGGGGATTTCAAGGTCGATTTGGTGCCGATCCGCTATCACCCCGATGACGCCGGCCTGGTCGGCTGTCTGCATCTGGCGCCGTCGTGGATCTTCGAGGCCCATGACAGCATTCTTGCGGTCGATATTGGCGGGACCAATATCCGCTGCGGCGTGGTCGAAACCCGCTGGAAAAAGGCCCCCGATCTGTCGAAGGCCGCGGTCTGGAAATCCGAACTGTGGCGGCATGCCGACGACGAGCCGACGCGGGAAGGCGCGGTCAAGCGGCTGGTGAAGATGCTGAAGGGCCTTATTGCGGCCGCGGAAGCCGAAGGCCTCAAGCTCGCGCCCTTCATCGGGATCGCCTGTCCTGGCGTGATCAACGAAGATGGCTCGATCGAGAAGGGCGCGCAGAACCTGCCGGGCAATTGGGAAAGCAGCAAATTCAATCTGCCGGCGAGCCTGGTCGAGGCGATCCCCGAGATCGGCGATCACGACACCGCGGTGCTGATGCATAATGACGGCGTGGCGCAGGGGCTTTGCGAGGTTCCATTCATGCAGGACGTGGAGCGCTGGGGAGTGCTGACGATTGGCACGGGGTTAGGCAATGCGCGCTTCACCAACCGCCGCAAGGAAAAGGATAAAGGCAAGGACGAGAAGAAGGACAACAAGAGCAAGGATTAA
- a CDS encoding TOTE conflict system archaeo-eukaryotic primase domain-containing protein: MTQTDIRITDLMTRLTALERERAAIVAEIETLRSAASEQAAAIKVIPSEKAGDLVDRNSTIESKIALFRRLFRGRSDVFPIRWENRKSGRSGYAPACANEWQRGICEKPKVKCSACPNQAFLVVDDVSMERHLRGTDANGAPFVMGVYPMLADNTCSFLAADFDEGEWRRDVFAFRETCQRHAIPVAIERSRSGNGAHAWIFFKEPIPAASARRLGAFLITDTMERVPDIGFGSYDRFFPSQDSMPAGGFGNLIALPLQGLARSSGNSVFIDESCSPYLDQWTFLSAVDPIARAKVDHLIEEASASGKILGVRIPLVDEDEEPWLAPPSRRQPPPAIDGPLPSAITVVQADQIYIPRHALPPSLIARLIRLAAFQNPEFYAAQAMRRSTHDKPRIISCAELTSHHVALPRGCSDAVCDLLASLGIAVTIEDCRTTGAPIPFAFTGSLRPDQKPAIAALLPHDTGVLAATTAFGKTVLAIRMIAERGLNTLILVHRRQLMDQWIERLTAFSNLPRDAIGIIGGGRRKPKGQVDVALIQSLVRKGEVDDIVGNYGHLVVDECHHLSAVSFEMVARRSKARYILGLSATVTRKDGHHPIIVMQCGPVRHRVDARSEAAKRPFDHVVRIRDTSFQLQATLNASSPSIQDVFKAMVADEARNGLIFDDVLHALEAGRSPVVITERTAHLEILAKRLERFARHVIVLRGGQSEKQRSDIAARLAAIPPTEERVIVATGRYLGEGFDDSRLDTLFLTMPIAWKGTLAQYAGRLHRLHDSKREVIIYDYVDMNVPVLARMAAKRRVGYQAIGYRILATGDLLSGQSVASEASGEAPATFSV; this comes from the coding sequence ATGACGCAAACGGACATCAGAATTACCGACCTCATGACGCGGCTCACTGCGCTGGAACGCGAGCGAGCGGCGATCGTAGCCGAGATCGAGACGCTGCGATCGGCAGCGAGTGAGCAGGCCGCTGCGATCAAAGTTATCCCTTCGGAAAAAGCCGGCGATCTCGTCGATCGGAATTCGACAATCGAAAGCAAGATTGCCCTGTTCCGACGGCTTTTCCGCGGCCGTTCGGATGTCTTCCCTATCCGTTGGGAGAATCGCAAGTCGGGGCGCAGCGGCTACGCACCCGCCTGTGCGAATGAATGGCAGCGCGGGATTTGCGAAAAGCCGAAAGTCAAATGTTCGGCATGTCCAAATCAGGCATTCTTGGTCGTAGATGACGTGTCAATGGAACGTCATCTACGCGGGACCGACGCGAATGGCGCCCCGTTTGTTATGGGGGTCTATCCGATGCTTGCGGATAATACCTGTTCGTTCCTGGCCGCGGATTTCGACGAAGGGGAATGGCGAAGAGATGTCTTCGCTTTTAGGGAGACCTGCCAGCGTCACGCAATTCCTGTTGCCATTGAGCGGTCGCGGTCCGGAAACGGTGCCCACGCCTGGATCTTTTTCAAGGAGCCAATACCGGCAGCGTCGGCGCGCCGTCTTGGGGCATTCCTTATCACCGACACGATGGAACGTGTCCCCGATATCGGATTCGGATCCTACGATCGGTTTTTTCCGAGCCAGGATTCGATGCCGGCGGGTGGGTTCGGTAATTTGATTGCATTGCCGCTCCAGGGGCTTGCGCGCAGCTCTGGCAACAGCGTGTTCATCGACGAGTCTTGTTCGCCATATCTGGATCAGTGGACCTTCCTGTCCGCGGTTGATCCTATAGCGCGAGCGAAGGTGGATCATCTTATCGAGGAAGCAAGTGCATCTGGAAAAATTCTTGGCGTGCGTATCCCTCTCGTCGACGAAGACGAAGAACCGTGGCTTGCCCCGCCGTCGCGCCGACAGCCGCCACCAGCAATCGACGGGCCCTTGCCAAGTGCGATCACCGTCGTACAGGCGGACCAGATCTACATCCCGCGTCATGCGCTACCACCGTCGCTGATCGCCCGCCTTATTCGCCTCGCTGCGTTCCAGAATCCCGAATTCTATGCCGCACAAGCAATGCGCCGATCGACCCATGACAAGCCTCGGATCATCTCTTGTGCAGAGTTGACTAGCCATCACGTTGCTCTACCTCGGGGGTGCTCCGACGCCGTCTGCGATCTCCTCGCGTCACTTGGAATTGCAGTAACCATCGAAGATTGCCGCACCACCGGAGCGCCGATCCCATTCGCATTCACCGGCTCACTACGTCCCGATCAGAAACCCGCGATCGCAGCCCTGTTGCCGCACGATACAGGCGTGCTTGCGGCAACGACGGCATTCGGCAAGACGGTCTTAGCCATCCGGATGATCGCCGAACGCGGGTTGAATACGTTGATCCTCGTTCACCGCCGTCAACTGATGGATCAATGGATTGAGCGGCTCACGGCGTTCTCAAACCTGCCGCGCGATGCGATCGGCATAATAGGCGGTGGTCGTCGTAAGCCGAAGGGTCAGGTTGATGTCGCCCTGATCCAGAGCCTTGTTCGCAAAGGAGAAGTTGACGATATCGTCGGAAATTATGGACATCTCGTGGTCGACGAATGCCACCATCTGTCGGCCGTGAGCTTCGAAATGGTCGCGCGCCGCAGCAAGGCCCGTTACATCCTCGGCCTGTCAGCAACAGTGACGCGGAAAGACGGACATCACCCGATCATCGTTATGCAATGCGGTCCTGTCCGCCATCGCGTAGATGCGCGATCCGAGGCCGCCAAACGCCCATTTGATCACGTGGTGCGGATCAGGGACACCAGCTTCCAACTCCAAGCCACGTTGAACGCCTCTTCCCCTTCCATCCAGGATGTTTTCAAGGCAATGGTCGCCGATGAAGCGCGCAACGGTTTGATATTTGATGATGTCTTGCATGCACTCGAAGCAGGACGGTCACCTGTCGTGATCACCGAGCGGACCGCCCACTTGGAGATCCTTGCAAAGCGTCTCGAGCGTTTCGCGAGGCATGTGATCGTGCTGCGCGGTGGGCAAAGCGAGAAGCAACGCAGCGATATCGCCGCGCGTCTAGCCGCGATTCCCCCGACCGAGGAACGCGTCATAGTCGCGACCGGGCGCTATCTCGGCGAGGGTTTCGATGATTCCCGTCTCGATACTCTTTTCCTTACTATGCCCATAGCGTGGAAAGGTACACTTGCCCAGTATGCCGGCCGGTTGCACCGTCTCCACGACTCCAAGCGCGAGGTGATCATCTACGACTATGTCGACATGAACGTGCCGGTTCTGGCCCGAATGGCCGCAAAACGACGCGTCGGATATCAAGCAATCGGCTATAGGATTCTTGCTACCGGTGATTTGCTTTCCGGTCAGTCGGTCGCATCAGAGGCATCCGGTGAGGCGCCCGCAACTTTCTCCGTTTGA